TTTTGGCCATGTCTGTCCCCCTCTCCtcgagatggaaaataggtggcAGCATTGCTGCACTCACAGCTTTCCATGTGTTATACCACCCCTCTTtattcctgcctcccaaatgattaAGGTAAAATtgaagtcatttttgcacagaggaaaaggtTATGGTCAGGGTAACGGTGACAAAATGGCTTGTACCCTCTCcctggagtaatctttggaggatgctcctgccaattttcattcccattcctctgacaacatcgatGAAACTTTATAGTGGTTTTTGCGTGGTTAAAACTTTTAAACGTTTCTAAAACACCATTGAACATTTCGCCGCTGAAGGCTCAATGGTTGGGACACTGTgaaagcatgagaacacactgaaagtcataagaacagccctgctggatcaggaccaagaaggcccatctagtccagcatcctgtttcacacagtggcccaccagatacctctgaggagcccacatgcaagagcggagggcatgccctctctcttgctaatgctcccctgcaactggtattgagaggcatcgtgtctctgaggctggaggtggcccacagccaccagactagttgccattgatagacctctcctccgtgaatctgtctaagccacttttaaaactggtggccatcaccacatcccatggcaaataattccatagattagttatgtgctgagtgaaaaaatacttcctcttgtcagtcctaaacttcagtttcatggggtggtcAGGGGAATTCTTCAATTCCCCAGTTCAGACCCTGATTTGGAAAAGTGATTCTGTAACCAGTTTGGACACTGTAAGCTGGTTTAAATCTCTTTCATGCAAACACAACAATACGcataatacaataaaaactgGGAAACACAGAACATTAATCTACCAATTACTTGCAGAGGGCCTGATCCTTAAACCACTTACTTTGAACAGATGACCACTTTTGGCAATCTGTTCAAATTTGGTCCttgttcaaggcaaccaagaaaTGTTTTGGGTTCCGTTCggattcttattcttattattttaagCTGATGTGGTTTTCGGGTTCAGATTCAGTTTGCCTCCCCGCTTTCCTCCTGGGGCTATTAAATGTGCAAATAAGTGTAGAATTTCCTCCCGCCTCTTGTGCACACTCTCAGCCTCACTTTCATACTCCAGAGATTGATTgcttgaactctctctctctctctctctctctctctctctctctctcttcctccttccccctctcccagttAACATTGGTGGTTACATCCAGGCGGTCCTGGACAGGAATCTGGCAGAGAACATTTCCCGTGTGCTGTACCCCAACGATAACGTAGGTTTCCTCTCCCACCgccccagcttctctctcctctgcaaaAAATGGGCCAGAGCAAGGAACCAGAATCCAGAATTGTCTGGGTTACCCAGTCCTttgaagcaggggttctcaagctggggaccccagatgctgttggactacaactcccatcatccacgtTTAGATCGAGACTGTGGGAGGGGTGGGTTTAACACTCTATCCCTGCTGTAGTCCATTCTGGATGGGCaactttcccacccaccccacggcTGGGGCGGGAAAGAATGTCCCATTACCCAACTCCAGGAAACACAACTGCGGGGAGttgtgatccagatcaggaccatggtggggaAAGCGGGTTAACCCCCTCCCGGTCCTGATCTGTGGGGGTCTGATCCGGCTGCTTTCCCCTGACTTGAACCCACAGTCTTTAAGGTGCCCCTAAACTCATACTGTGTATGTTGAGTGGCTGCGTCCCTGCAGGGTTGGGGGACGGCAGTTGGGGGGTCCCCTCGTTCCCTACCCCTTTCCAGCCATTTCGGCCACCCTGACttacctccttccctctctccctccgcaGTTCTTTGAGGGTAAAGAGCTCCGGTTGAAGCAAGAGTACTTTGTGGTGGCCGCAACCCTCCAGGACATCATCCGCCGCTTCAAATCCTCCAAGTTCGGGAGCCGCGATCCTGTCCGCACCTCCTTCGATGCCTTCCCAGACAAGGTGCTGGCGAGGAGGAGatgggaggaagggcaggattcgCTCATTGGTGTCCCACCACTGACTTCtctgcggggtggggtggagctcCTAGCTTCTCCTTTCCGGGTGTCCTTTCTCCTTTCCTGGAACAGAAGGAGAACCCTTGGCTGTCAGCATAGTCCCGTGGAAAGGccgtgcagtgcagtgcagtgggtGGAGATCTGGGAGCTGTCTAGTCAGATCGAACTGAGTaccgtctactctgactggcagcagcactccaaggattcaggcaggagtctttcccagccctacctggagatgctgccaaggaatgAACTGAATGAGCTtctctgagctacggccccatcatGGCCTTTTGCCTAAATCTCTGCCGCGGACTTACCGCATGGTCTTGGGCAAGCACGCCTCTCTGCCTCAGCTTGTCCAGCTGTAAAATGGGTGCAATGGTGTCCTTTCTCCCCTGCGGAGGCTGGGCTTTTATTTCTCCAGTTCTgagtctttcccccaccccattcataCTCCCCGTCTCCTTCAGGTTGCCATCCAGCTCAACGACACCCACCCTTCGCTGGCCATCCCGGAGCTTATGAGAGTCCTAGTGGACGTGGAGAAACTCGACTGGGACAAGGTGAGGCCGTGCGTCACGGGGATCGGGCCGGAGTCCAAACCGTCAGCTTCCCTAGACTTCCCATGCTACGCCCGATCGGCTGGGCCGCCACAGCAGTCAGGGAGGCTTCAAATCTCCATGCCGGGCAAGCTTGCCTGCACCCCTTTTGAGCCACATTCTTCCCCTACCAGGCCTGGGACGTCACCGTGAGGACCTGTGCCTACACCAACCACACTGTGCTGCCCGAAGCTCTGGAGCGCTGGCCCGTCCACCTCTTTGAGACGCTCCTGCCACGTCACCTGGAAATCATCTACGAAATCAACCGGCGATTCCTTGACGTGAGTGCAAAAcctagtggggtggggaggaagtggGAGGAACCGTCCAGTACCCACAACTATCAGTGGGGTGGCGTGGGGTGGGCTCTCTTTGGCTAGAGGTTCTCGAGCAAAAGTTGCGCAAAAGTTGCGCAAAAGTTGGCAACGGGCgcactctggatttcctgcaccgCACGAGGGTTGGACTATACAGCTTCTCAGGTTCTCCCCAGCTCTAGCGTTCTCGGATGTTTTGGGTACCAGCTTCAGTTTGAGGGCTTAATCGTGgggtacgggggggggggggtagaaggcGGCAGCCTCTGTTTCCCGTTCTTGGCGGGGTTGTGCTTCTTTGGGTCTgagatggctctctctctcttcccgcaGAAAGTCTACGCCAAGTTTCCTGGGGATCTGGACCGGATGCGTCGCATGTCCCTGGTGGAAGAAGGCAGCGTCAAGCGCATCAACATGGCCCACCTCTGCATCGTGGGCTCCCACGCTGTCAACGGAGTAGCCCGTATCCACTCTGATATCCTGAAGGCCACCGTGTAGGtactccccactgcccactgctgACCATCAGGCTTTGCTCTTTAGTGCCTCCTACAGCCCTCTTGCGGTACCTTGCCACCTTCCCGTCCGGGTTTGCATTTGGCGTTGCAGTTTCCCGCCATCCCAAGTTCTGGGGTTGGAACTTTCCTTTTGAGGAGAGTACTGGCGATTTGGTTGGTTTATTGTGGAGATTTATTATCCTGCCTTCCTTTTTATAAACATGATGTCCAGGAGAAGTCACAAAAAGGGAAGAGGTTTGGTCTaggaaagagagctggttttgtggtagcaagcaggacttgtccccttagctaagcagggtctgccctgattacatgtgaaagggagatgagaagtgtgagcactggaagatgttccccttaggggataatggggccgctctgggaagagcatctgaggctccaagttccctccctggcagcatctccaagagagggctgagagagattcccgcctgcaaccttggagaggccgctgccagtcagtgtagacaatgctgagcaagatggaccagtggtttgactcagtatatggccgcttcctatgtttctatcaaTAAAGTCAGAAATATGACGGGGGCTTCGGATGAGGCGTGGACTCCGGGAAGCCTCGTGCTGATGAACTTGGATTTTAGTGGGGGTCCACTAGACATCAGCAACCAATCATGACTGGCTTGTGCTTCCCCCCCACTCCTGTTCAGTTCCTTCTCAGAATGCAGGACACTTGGtttttgtgttttctgttctggAAGAAATGGAGCAGTAGCACTATCCCCTCGAATTAGATGGCTGCAGTGCTATCTGCTCACCCGCCTTTTGGAAGAGGCATGGATTTGACATCTGTAGTCGCATTTTAGGAAGTTCATCTCTGTCCTCATTTCTCTTCCATTCCCTGTCTCGGTGCACCTTCGCCAGGACATTTCTAGTTGCCTTTAAGCGCCTGTATGTGCTCTAATATGCCTgactttcttccccacccccaccccccaaattaatTCTCATTTGCATTACTTCACTATGCTGAAatggcttgtggaattctccacttgtggaattctctgctacaagatgtggtgacagccaacaacctggatggctttaagaagggtttggataacttcatggcagagagggctatcaatggctactagtcggagggctttaggtcacctccagcctcaaaggcaggatgcatctgagtaccagttgcaggggagtaacagcaggagagaggacatgccctcaactcctgcctgtgggctcccaccagcatctggtgggccactgtgtgaaacagaatactggactagataggctttgggcctgatccagcagggctgttcttaggttcttatagcACCAGTTcaaagtagtagtagtggtggtagtagtaattaaaaataaaaaccacatttaaaaaaaaaaggaattagCTAGCAGTAAAGGacgggggggaggagggaatgtgATTGCATAATCAGGCCAGTCTCCATGGCGTGGGAGGAGCTTGGCTCATTGATTTAAAGTGGTGCTTAAAGGCGTGAAAGCATGcgggtcagttggcaaccctaagcaaACACCTTATTTAGCAAGCAGTAAAAAAAATTTTAGTGGGAGGCACAATTTATCTCCATGTCCACCCTTCggtttcctgccctgagcagaggGATTAGACTtgaagaccttcaaggtcccttgtaaaccgctttggggacttttgttgaaaagcggtatgtttAAGTATTTGTCGTGGTGTTCGTAACTCATTCTCCTGATTATAGGATCATATTTTCTTGCTGCTCCCTCTGCTGCCAGGTCTCCTACTTCTGTAACTTTTAAAGCTATTCTTCCTTTTtctatctcccccacccctccctctccaGGTTCAAAGACTTCTATGAGTTTGAGCCTCACAAATTCCAGAACAAAACCAATGGCATCACCCCACGCCGCTGGCTGGTGCTGTGCAACCCAGGGCTGGCGGAGATCATAGCGGAGGTGAGATGGTGTGGGGTGGGTTGGATGACAGCCGTTGGGGGGcagaaaaggtggggggatatTTTGCCCAGTCGATTTTCTCAACTTTACAGTTGTCAGAAAAAAATAGGAATATTTATTCTTGTAATTTTAACATGACCTTGCGAATCGTACATGCTGTTGgattgaaatgtttttaaaataaaacaacaacaacaacaacaattaaaacaaggtGCTGATTTTAAAGAATACCAATTTTGGTTGTTTCCATCCAAAGAAGTAATATGATAAGATCCAATTGGTTTTTCAAGCACATTTTGAACGGGTGTGAAGTCTTATTTTTGGAAGTCTTGCAGGTTCATTATGAGCCACAAGCCGCATTCCTGGTTTCTGGCATGTGTGGGGAGGTGGGGCGGGCTATTCTGTGGCATGCTCAAGGCACTCTGTATGTGTTTGGTGGAACACTTTAATTTTTGACATGGCCCTTGCTGCACTAAGGCATTGAAAATAAGTCCTGTGTCTCCTCCCAAGCTTGAATTAAAACTCCGGACATTCCGAAATCAAGTGGGTCAGACAAGGGAAGTGGAGGAAATCAGCACAGCCCAAAGCACGgggcagagcatttgcttagtaagcagaaggtcccgggttcaatccctggcagcaccaccaGGTTAGGGTTGAGACAAATCCCTGctttgaagccctggagagttgctgccagtcagagtagacgacGCTGAGCTGGATGGGTCAGTGGCCTGACTCcgcgggcagcagcttctcctgatTTTAAAGCAAATCCTGCAGAGTGATGCAGAACCGTCACACTTGATCACAGTGTGGGTGACCCGGctgcagcccctttggggagAGCGCACACCCACACTCTCGCTCTTCTTGACGTCCCTCTTCCCACCCCTCCAGCGCATTGGGGAGGAATACATCTCTGACCTGGATCAGCTGAGGAAGCTCCTGAACTTTGTGGAAGACGAAGGCTTCATCCGGGACGTGGCAAAGGTCAAGCAGGTGAGTGGAGGAAGTGGGCGGAGAGAAATCCCCGATTTTCACCCAGATCCAGAAGGCAGCTGGAGGCAGGACTTGAAGGAAGAGCTGTTTGACCCTAAATAGAGAGGTTTCATATGTCAGCCAGGAATCCCATCTTCCCTGGATCTCAGGCTGGGCCCAACCCAaagcctgccttcccttcctccaaagTAGACCCATTGGGAAGGCAGCCCCGGACAGCCACGTGAGCATTCTGCCTCCGGAGCTCAGCCCTGGCCGGGCACCATCTTTGCTCCTGCGGTCCCTGGGACGATAGGAGGGGTTCTAGGGATGGGACAAGATCTCTGCTGTGGGGTTCCCCAAGGCTCTTCTAAGGGGACCAACTGAAGGAAAAGTGACAAACTCTGTGCAAGGTGTAAAgcatctgggggggaggggggttgttgGGGCTGGGGTTTTTGGTTAGGGTGggctcctcccccccgccactgcaccccgcccctccaggttttcctctagGTTGATGGTTCCTGACATCCTCTTCTTGCTACTTGCCATATCGGCCCTTCTGTCTGTAGCAATCGACTTGTAATTGAACTTTGGGAGTGGATAGGGGGAATGCAGTGAGCTCGGGCGAAACATCAGTGGCAGATCccttgctttgcctgcagaaggactAGAGTTCAACCCCGgtatctctgggtagggctgagaCAAGAACCCTGCCTCAAGGggcggagagccgctgccagtcaatgcaaatatccctgagctggatgggccaagaaTCTGACTCGGCAGGAGGCCGTTTCGTACCTTTTTATAGAAGCAGTTCATCTTTCCTCGTCTTCTCCATCCCAGGAGAACAAGCTGAAGTTTGCTGCCTACCTGGAGAAGGAATACAAGGTGAAGATCAATCCCAACTCCCTCTTCGACATCCAGGTGAAGAGGATCCACGAGTACAAGCGGCAGCTGCTTAACTGCCTCCACGTCATCACCCTCTACAACCGTGAGTGCTGCCCCCCGGCCATGAGACCCCCCCCCGACCAAGCCTGCTATCCCtgaaggatccccccccccagcaaacatCCTGAAAGGGCTCTGAAGGAGGGTCAGGAGAGAGTGGGAGCCGGTGACTGCCCTGCCTCTCGGCCTTTTGCCCCAAAACTAAAAGGGGGCAGGGAAAGGAGTGTGACCCACAGCAGGTGCTTTCTTTCTCCCAggcactccctctctctctctctctctcctgcttctaaTTTCTGCCTTTCAAGGGGGCAAATCGCCCTTCCGCCCCGAATCCAAGTGGTTCACTCATGAATTTAAGTGCTGTGCAGGACATCTCCGGCGCACCCTTactccgagtcagacccttggcccacctagctTAGCACtctctgcactgactgccagcagctccccaaggtttcaggcaggggtctttccctgccctacctggagatgctgccagggatggaaccgggGACCTTCCGTGTGGAAGTGCTGAGCTGAcgggccccatcatcccctaaaGCGAACTTTCTTGCAGCGCTCTTCTCTCGCCACCCATCTCAACTCAAACCAAGgctaaccctgcttagcaaagggggggcaATTCACACTTGCGACTGCAAGACCGGCTGTCCTCCTCCACGCATTTGGGGAGGCGATGCTAGACGCGCAATTCCAATCTGTCTTTCTTTTGCATGTTTGTACTTTGTTCCACCTCCTCTGCAGGGATCAAGAGAGAACCCAACAAGCATTTTGTTCCACGGACGGTCATGATCGGAGGCAAAGTGAGAACCGGAAGCCGCGGGGAGGCTCGGGCTACGAGGCAGAGGGGCGTCTTGCACAAGGGACGTCGCCCCCACAGCTGGAAAGCTTGACGCACCCTTTTTCTCGCCCTGTAGGCCGCCCCCGGCTATCACATGGCCAAGATGATCATCAAGCTGATCACGGCCATCGGAGACATTGTCAACAACGACCCCGTGATCGGTGACCGGCTCAAAATGATCTTCTTGGAGAACTACCGCGTCTCGTTGGCTGAAAAGGGTAGGCCTGAGCCTCTTGGGCTGcggtcggactacaactcccatcacccccctgccGCAACACATCGACCCACCTTTTCCCTTTTTGAATGTGGAAAATGTGGAATGTGGCGTGgggctgggctgaacaggggtGGTAGCTCCCACCCCACGCCCCCCAGCTCAACAGAAGAGAGCCCCCGCTTCCCAgggggcctcttggcccagttcgCCACCGGATGTGCCCTGCTTCCCATGCTGGTCATGAAGACCGGAGGGACCCCCGCCCCTGAATTTGCCTTTTCTGCCTCTCCTGCAGTGGTGCCCGCAGCTGATCTCTCCGAGCAGATTTCCACAGCGGGCACGGAGGCCTCTGGCACCGGGAACATGAAGTTCATGCTCAACGGGGCGCTCACGATCGGCACCATGGACGGAGCCAACGTAGAGATGGCCGAGGAAGCTGGCATGGAGAACTTCTTCATTTTCGGCATGCGGGTGGAGGATGTGGAAGAGCTGGACAGGAAAGGGTAAGCACCCTCCCAGGAGGACCGGGCAGGATCGTAGTCCGCATTCTAGACTAGAAGGCCCCTTTCAGCCTCGTGTGGATGCTCTGCCCTCTGCCATTTCcactaggaagctgctgcctcctgagtcagaccactggtccacctgaTTCAGTattgtcagctctgactggcagcagctccccagagcGTCAAGCAGGGATTTTtctatgctgccagggattgaagctgggaccttctgcatgcaaagcagatgctttaccgcTCAGCTCTGGCCGCATCTCCTATTTTAGAGTGCTTGCTGGGTGCTGTTACACCATCCTGAAGTTGCAGATAGCAAGCAGAAGCCTCCAGTGCTCCTGGCAATTAGAGAATTAAATGCGTTCCGCCTTTTGGGGCTGTGTGCATTTCATGGGCGCATGGTTTATGAAATAATTTGCCTTATCAGGAAAATTATTATATTCTGAAATTATTCTGGGTCTAGTTTTCTTATGACTCATTATAGATAGCTGTAGGATTTCCTCTGCTGAAGGGGGAAAGTGAGGGGGTGAGTCTGAGAGGGTGTAATGCTCACTccctggctaactgagcaaagaggcacctttttaaaaagtggtgattctcctcattgagcagggggagagcaactggccctatccagccccagcacagcatccctccagtggctgttgctggggtctgtcttatgcttctttttttagatggtgagccctttggggacagggagccccctTTTTTTTAATTGATGTCTCTGAAAACCGCTTTGGGggctttcattcattcaatttctataccacccttccgaaaatggctcagaaaaataataaataagatggatccctgtccccaaagggctcacaatctcaaaaaaaacagagacaccagccacagtcactggagggatgctgtgctgggggtggatggggccagttgaaaagtggtatataaatatttgttgtattcatattctttAATCTGGGGCCATGGGAGAGCTATTCCCGGATGCCAAGAAATGAGGGGCTTTGGAGTGGCAGGGGCACCATAGGGCGGGCATAGCTGGGAGTCAGGGCCACAGAAGGGggctggtcagtcactgacatcttGGACCCCATCAGTGTtggtgtgagca
The Hemicordylus capensis ecotype Gifberg chromosome 14, rHemCap1.1.pri, whole genome shotgun sequence genome window above contains:
- the PYGM gene encoding glycogen phosphorylase, muscle form, with product MSRPLTDQDKRKQISVRGLAGVENVTDLKKNFNRHLHFTLVKDRNVATPRDYYFALAHTVRDHLVGRWIRTQQYYYEKDPKRIYYLSLEFYMGRTLQNTMVNLALQNACDEATYQLGLDMEELQEIEEDAGLGNGGLGRLAACFLDSMATLGLAAYGYGIRYEFGIFNQKICGGWQVEEADDWLRYGNPWEKARPEYMIPVHFYGHVQHSQDGAKWADTQVVLALPYDTPVPGYRNNTVNTMRLWSARAPNEFSLKDFNIGGYIQAVLDRNLAENISRVLYPNDNFFEGKELRLKQEYFVVAATLQDIIRRFKSSKFGSRDPVRTSFDAFPDKVAIQLNDTHPSLAIPELMRVLVDVEKLDWDKAWDVTVRTCAYTNHTVLPEALERWPVHLFETLLPRHLEIIYEINRRFLDKVYAKFPGDLDRMRRMSLVEEGSVKRINMAHLCIVGSHAVNGVARIHSDILKATVFKDFYEFEPHKFQNKTNGITPRRWLVLCNPGLAEIIAERIGEEYISDLDQLRKLLNFVEDEGFIRDVAKVKQENKLKFAAYLEKEYKVKINPNSLFDIQVKRIHEYKRQLLNCLHVITLYNRIKREPNKHFVPRTVMIGGKAAPGYHMAKMIIKLITAIGDIVNNDPVIGDRLKMIFLENYRVSLAEKVVPAADLSEQISTAGTEASGTGNMKFMLNGALTIGTMDGANVEMAEEAGMENFFIFGMRVEDVEELDRKGYCAKDYYDRIPELKQVLDQLSSGFFSPKQPDLFKDIVNMLMYHDRFKVFADYEAYIKCQEQVNALYKNTKEWTKKVIRNIATSGKFSSDRTIAQYAREIWGVEPTRHKIPAPDEPRE